GGTGGTCGCGGCGTCGACCGCACCCTGCCGGGCGTCGGCGAGGGCGTGGATGCGGTCCTGCAGCGCCGCGGTCCGGCTGGAGCCGAGGAGCAGCGGTGCGAGCGCCCGGTCGAGACTGCCGGCGCCCCACACGTAGAGCACGGTCACCACGAGGAGCACCACGCTCGCCGCGACACCACCGGCCGTGCCACCGGGGAGCAGTCCCGGCAGGGGACCGGATCGAGCCGTCGTCACGATGAACGGAGCGAGCGTCACGAGCGAGAGGAACCCCCACCCGAGGACGGTGGACACCAGGTGGTGCGCCAGCGCCCGCCAGGTCACCGGGTCGGCGAGGTCGACGAACGCCTGCACCACGGGACGCCAGAGCCCGGTCGTGCGGGTCGCCCGGCGGATCGGCCGCGGGATCTCGACGTCGCGGAGGGCCGCGGCGCGGCGGCGCTCGAGCTCGGCGGCCCACCGGGCCGTCAGGGTCGTGGCCACCAGCAGGAGCACCCCGACCCCGGCGGCGGGGATGCTGCCGATCGAGGTGGCGAGGAACGTGACGAGGAGGACGGTCCAGACGAGGCCGAGGAACGCGTCGAGGAGGAGGTCCACGGCGGAGCTCCAGAGGGCGATCGCTTTCTGCACGGCTTCACAGTAGGGGCGGACGCGAGCACCGCTCGACGGTGGTGACCGCACGATCGGGTGGGGGTTTCCCCCACCCACCCACGGACGGACGGGAGGCGCGCGGCGTCCCCGCCACGCGCCTCCCGTCCGTCGTGCTGGTGCGTCAGCGACCGGCGGCGTGGTGGTTCGCGACCTGCGTCGCGGACAGCTCCGTCGAGTAGACCGCGGCGTACCGCATCGACCCGGTGAAGTACTCCCTGGACGGCGCACCCGGCCACCCGCTGATGGTGTCGTACCCGATGCGGAAGTACCCGGTGTAGTTCTCCGGGGCCTTGAACGCGGTGTTCGACGCGACGAGCGTGCCGTCCAGGTACAGGCGCATGCCGTTCGTCGGCGACATCGTCGACACGACGTGGTGCCACGCACCGTCGGTGACGGCCTTCGGCGAGGTGACCACCTGGGTCGTCCCGTTGTACGACCCGAACACGAGCTGCCCGGCGCTGTTCACGTAGATCTGCCGGTCGTGCTGCCCCGAGGTGGCGACCTGGTTGCTGCCGAAGCCGATGAGCAGTCCACCGGCCACCGTGGTGCGGAACCAGACCTCCTCGCTGAAGGTCGTCGGGTTCGCGTAGGCCCGCGGCGTCGAGACGAAGCTCGTCGACCCGTTCAGCGTGTACGCCGGACCACCGTCGCGGGAACACGCTGCCGGGTTCGCGGTCGTGGTCATCGACCCCTGGTAGGTGCCGGCGTTGCCCTTGCCCGACGAGTCCGCCGCGGTCCGCGACCCGGAGGCCTCGTCGAGGTCGTACGCGAACAGCGCGCCCGCAGCGTCGGCGCGGGCGGCAGCTGCGCAGGTGAAGTACGGCGCGGTCGCCGCGGTGTTGCCGGTGTTGACGACGGTCGCACTGTACGCGGAGCGTGTCGGGGCGAACTGGTTGAGCAGCACGACCACGGCGAGGGCGACGACGAGCAGTGCGGCGACGACCCGGCCGTCGCGGAGGCGAAGGGCCCTCACGAGGCACGCACCGGTTCGACACGGCCGACGGCCAGGCAGAGCACGAGCGGCACGAGGCACACCAGGACGAGCGCGGCCCAGCCGACCGGGTCGAGGTGGATGTTCGAGGTCAGCTGGTAGTGCCCGTTCTCCGTGAGCTCGTGGATGACGACGCGTCCGACCTGGCCGTCGACCAGGTGCACGGTGGTGCCGCCGTGGGCCTCGACGCGGACGGGGAACATCCCGGAGGAGACGATGGTCGCCTCGACCCCCTCGGGGCTCGAGGTGTTCGTGATCGTGGTCACGTTCACGAACGGCTTGAGGACGAAGGCGGCGTACGAGGTCGTGAGGGCACCACCGGCGATGCGCAGGCAGGTGCGGGTCACGCGGTCGGTGAAGGCGCTGGTGAGCGTCCAGATCAACAGGGTGCCGACGAGCAGGATCGGTGCGGCGCGGAACAGCCAGCCGAGGTGGGGCACGAGGAGCACCGGTGCGCCGATGACGTCGTGCTGCGTGAGCGTCCACGGGTCGGTGGCACCGTTGATGTCCCCGCGGGTGTGCAGGCCCTGCGCGTCGATGCCGATGATGCGGTGCGTGTAGACGACGCCGGGGTTCGCATCGGTCGCGAACGAGACGACGTCGCCGACCGCGAGCGTGTCCACGTCGACCGGCATGTCGAGCACGAGGGTGCCGACCGGGGCGGCCACGCCCATCGAGGGCGTCTCGACGACGAACCAGCGACCACCGGCGGACAGGAACAGCACCGCGGCGGTCAGCAGCACGGCGGCGACCGCGGCGACCGTCCAGGCGAGGACGGTCTCGGAGCGGCTGACGGCACGGCCACGCAGGACCGGACGGTCGAGCGTGCCGCTGAGCGGGATCGCTGCGGTCTGGCTCATCTGCTGCTCCGGTGGGGTCGGCCGCCCCGGAGGGACGGCGGGTGGTGCGGGTGCGGGGAGTGCGTGGGGAAGGGGGGCGGCGCTCGGGCGTGGGGGGACGTCCGAGCGCCGCCGGGGTGGACGCGTCCGACCGGACGGGGGGATGACGGTCGGACTGCGCCGGGGGTGACGTCACCCGGCCGGAAGGGGGGAGGCCGGTCGGGGGGCGTCGGTCTGTGGAGTTCGGTCTGGGAGCGGGGGGTGCTGTGCCGGCGGGACGGGATCAGGGCGTCACGCCGGCTCGCTCCCTGCGGGTCAGGCGGTGAAGGTCCAGGTCATCGGGACGGACGCTGCGAGGCCCTGGTACGTGTTGCCGGCCGACGGGTCGAGGGTGACCGCGAAGTTGAACGGCACGGTGGCGCCGGCGGCGGGGGCCTGGGGCATCGTGAAGGACGAGGCCGGCGCACCCTTGAAGCTGGCGAGGGTGCCGGTGAAGACGGTGGTCGAGCCCGAGGTGATGACGAGGTTCATCTTCGCGCACAGGTCGGTCGCGGTGCCGTTCTGCGTGCCGTTGGCCGACTGCGTGCAGGTCGCACCCGGGGTCAGCGTGAAGGTCGCGGCGTTCGCGGTACCGGTGTTCTTGATCGAGATCGCGGTGTTGACGGTGTTGCCGGGCGTCATCGTCGTGCTGCCACCGAACTTGTTGATGGTGGAGCAGGTCGCCGCGTTCGTGGAGACCGAACCACCGTCGGTGCTGAGGCAGGTGACGGTCGCGCCGGCGTTCTGCTCCTGCATGACCAGCGTGCCGGTCGCGGCGGTGTTGCTCGAGTTGGTGATGCTCGCGGCGAACCCGGAGAGGGTGCCGGTGAGCGAGAGCGACAGCAGGACGGCGGCGAAGATGCCGGCGAGGAGTGCCACGGGGGCGAAACGGATCCGCTTCATCGCGGAGGTGCGGAGCTTGGTGGACACGGTGTACCTCATCGTTCGGTGGTGGTGCGGGCAGTGGGAGCAAGAGGTTCGGGCTCACTTGCTTCAATGATCAAGATAGTCAGTCGTTCACCAATTTGACCACTCGTATACTTACCCCAGAGCGGGGGACGCCCCGTGTCCCCCCTTCGACGGAAGCAGGTCCCGTGGCCCCCTCCACCGACGACGCCGACCTGATGGCGGCGTTCGCCGCGGTCGTCCGCGCGAACACGAGCCTGGTCGGCCAGCTCAGCGCGCGAGCCGGCATCCACGAGAACGCCCTGCGTGCGCTCGTGCTCGTCAGCGACACCGGGTACTCGACCCCCACCGAGGTCGCCGGCTACCTCGGACTGACCTCGGGTGCGGTGACGAACATGATCGACCGCATGACGGCCGCCGGGCTGATCGAGCGCGCACCCAACCCCGCGGACCGACGGGGATCGCTGCTGCGCCTGCTCCCGGCTGGCGACGCCGTCGTCGACGACTACCGCGCGCGCTACGGCGCGATGCTGCGCGCCGTCGACGGCGCGCACGGCGGCGAGCTCCACGAGGTGCTGAACTCCCTGGCGACCAGCCTGTACGAGCAGGCGGCCGACGCGATCGGCGTCCGCGGGGACTGAGCCGGGACGCGACGGACGGGAGGCACGTCGCGGGCCCGCCGCGCGCCTCCCGTCCGCATGCCCCAGACTGGAACGATGCCCCAGCTCCCCGTCGTCTTCGAGGTCGGCTCCATCATCGCGCTCGTCGCGATCCTGCTCGTCGACCTGCTCATCGTCGCCCGCCGACCGCACGTCCCGAGCCTGCGCGAATCGGGCGCGTGGGTCGGTGTCTACGTGGGGCTCGCGCTCGTCTTCGCGGTGCTCATGCTGGTCTTCGCTGGCGGTGA
The sequence above is drawn from the Curtobacterium sp. MR_MD2014 genome and encodes:
- a CDS encoding sensor histidine kinase; its protein translation is MQKAIALWSSAVDLLLDAFLGLVWTVLLVTFLATSIGSIPAAGVGVLLLVATTLTARWAAELERRRAAALRDVEIPRPIRRATRTTGLWRPVVQAFVDLADPVTWRALAHHLVSTVLGWGFLSLVTLAPFIVTTARSGPLPGLLPGGTAGGVAASVVLLVVTVLYVWGAGSLDRALAPLLLGSSRTAALQDRIHALADARQGAVDAATTERLRIERDLHDGVQPRLVALAMTLGMARSRFDSDPAATRELLDQAHRDAKDSITELRQLARGIHPAILTDRGLDAALSAVAARNAVPTTVDVVLTGRPRPEVEAVLYFAVAEALTNVAKHSGATRCSVTVDQVPGGVRTVVWDDGVGGAGTDGHPGGGLSGMRDRVRAAGGTLLTESPVGGPTRVTVELPCAS
- a CDS encoding LamG domain-containing protein, coding for MRALRLRDGRVVAALLVVALAVVVLLNQFAPTRSAYSATVVNTGNTAATAPYFTCAAAARADAAGALFAYDLDEASGSRTAADSSGKGNAGTYQGSMTTTANPAACSRDGGPAYTLNGSTSFVSTPRAYANPTTFSEEVWFRTTVAGGLLIGFGSNQVATSGQHDRQIYVNSAGQLVFGSYNGTTQVVTSPKAVTDGAWHHVVSTMSPTNGMRLYLDGTLVASNTAFKAPENYTGYFRIGYDTISGWPGAPSREYFTGSMRYAAVYSTELSATQVANHHAAGR
- a CDS encoding S26 family signal peptidase, encoding MSQTAAIPLSGTLDRPVLRGRAVSRSETVLAWTVAAVAAVLLTAAVLFLSAGGRWFVVETPSMGVAAPVGTLVLDMPVDVDTLAVGDVVSFATDANPGVVYTHRIIGIDAQGLHTRGDINGATDPWTLTQHDVIGAPVLLVPHLGWLFRAAPILLVGTLLIWTLTSAFTDRVTRTCLRIAGGALTTSYAAFVLKPFVNVTTITNTSSPEGVEATIVSSGMFPVRVEAHGGTTVHLVDGQVGRVVIHELTENGHYQLTSNIHLDPVGWAALVLVCLVPLVLCLAVGRVEPVRAS
- a CDS encoding MarR family winged helix-turn-helix transcriptional regulator yields the protein MAPSTDDADLMAAFAAVVRANTSLVGQLSARAGIHENALRALVLVSDTGYSTPTEVAGYLGLTSGAVTNMIDRMTAAGLIERAPNPADRRGSLLRLLPAGDAVVDDYRARYGAMLRAVDGAHGGELHEVLNSLATSLYEQAADAIGVRGD